The Arachis hypogaea cultivar Tifrunner chromosome 14, arahy.Tifrunner.gnm2.J5K5, whole genome shotgun sequence DNA window GCCATTCAGCCTCATACACAACCTAAAAACACAAAGAGCAGCTGCTAAATTgagagagaggaggaagaagtgGTACTATTCACTttcttcttcaaatgatcatataTCGAGttacggtgctccgattcgcgTTCCATTTGTGGCTacgcaaagctcttgccaagcccGTCATTTCTACCTAAGTATTGCTGGTAAGGAATCACGTTTTATACTCTTTTTCTCTGCCCTAACAGTTTTCACGTTTTTAGGTTTGAGTTTTGAAGAAGTTTTGTAATTTTGattgtttaggggtgatctagcattggagTATTGTTGTGTTTCGCCCCTATTTCCTTTGGATAAGGTGAGTTGCTTTGAAACTCTTGTGGTTTGGTATTTTGTGAACCCTAGATATTCATTTTGGGTATATTGCTTATGTATAGTTTGAATTTGTGATTGTTGGAGTTGATTTGGAGCATTTGATTTGAGTTGGTGAATTGTTGATGATTGGAGGCTTGATTTTGGACTCAAATTTGGTGTTTTTCACATAttagaaatcggccaaggtatggtttcgattttctctatgtaatatgtaatatttttagacacttaggctagtaggccttaggataggattgaattggttattgataattgttgatgtatgatgattatgatgattgGATGATTTCATTTAATGATGatgttgataaatgatgttgAAGTTgtgaataatgataatgataatggttGATGATTGATGAGGATATTGAATTATGAACATGAGATTTGAAATGAATAATGAATTATAAGGATTGATAATGAAGTATGTTGCTAAGTTGTGGAATGATGAGAAAGTATATGAATATAAATTAGGTACTTTGGGGCTGTTTTGGATGTGGGataattggttttgaattgagagttTTGATAAACTTGAGTTTTAAAGGTTttggtaaaaactaattttttgctAACTTTGGCGAATCGTATCTTATGCTTCGGTTTTTGAAATCGATTGgattttgtatcaaattaaatataattcaaagagctttaaaacggtataaaTTTTGTGgaaattggaattttgtagaaaaatatatgatcgttggaagttggtgtcaaaaatttgaattttgtgatgTTGCAGAAAATTATAAGTTCTGGTTTGTGTGCCCATGCACACACCTGTGCCTACGCACCCAGCAGAACGGGTGTTATGGCTCGTGCATACGAACAAGCTGGGAAGAGAATTCTATTGAGTGCGTCCGCATGTATTCATGCGTACTCACAAGATGGAAAATTTTACtttgtgtgtgtacgcacaactcTATGCGTACACACAAGTTAAGAAAACTCTATTGGTGCATGCGTATGCACAACCCTATGCGTACTCACAAGCCCTGCTTTTCAAATAAAAACTTTGTTTTCAATCATTTTACCTTCTCGGTAAGCTTGCAAACTTTCATAACGCTTGTTTATGATCCTTTAGCTTGTTTTTAGGCTTTGAAACATAGAAAATACCATAAGTGAGTTTAACTAGATATTTTCTGGTAAAACATTTAGAAGACGAAGACTTAGATTTCTGGAGTACTGAGGATGATTTAGTTGAGTGAGATGGTGGACTACTGTAACGATGATTAATGTGATGTGTTGTGAAATTATGGACCGATGATAGTTATGACGAGTCTGGGACTCGAAGAGaaatgataaattattaaatGTTGAAAGTGATCACTGAATGAGATATGCATatgtattatattatattgatatTGTTGAGACGTTATGCACCTGGCAGGGACGgtaggttaatcccgcctgtcgaggttgCGGCGGCGGCATAAGGACGGTGGTTAGTCCCGCTTaggttgagatgtgaggtctgtgacTGAGTATCCCACTCGCATCCTTTCGAAATCACAAGAGTGTGCCGGGCACTATATCTTTGGACCGTGTGCCGGGCACGATATCCCTGGGGTTCCCATTTATATTCGTGACCAAAAGGCAACATCTCCATGGGGATgtatcgggttggcagttgaattgacaatgtgatatcacagccaaagaggacaggcattcatcatgtgcatattctatatgttttcttgctttgccgacttgtattgtttgcctaattgtataacatgcttaattgCTTCTTGAGTTACTTGATATACATGATCATACatgtgttttacttgtattgatattacttgtgttttctattgggattgaggaggttcggaaggcggtggcaatgggatcACAAGGAGGTTAGACTGGTGAAGGCTGTAGGACAGCAGTGAACTGATAgtttagaaatcccctaagatagatgaCCTGATTAAGGATTTATTTAAATTTCTTTATAAGTTGAATCTCATgatgatgtgaagttctaggattgcctctggcatcccgGAATCTTATATCTTAcaatattgggcactgttaccatactgagaacctccagttcttataccatattctgttgttatttttcagatgcaggtcgtaacccacctcggtgagttgcgtgATGGGGACAGAACGGAGGATCCCTGATatctattttgtgtatttttggatattttgttgTAGTTCTCTCTATCTTTTGTATATTTACactttgttgccttagaggcttgacTATGAGAGATAAGTTATATAAGCTATTTTAACTCAAAACTCTGTTATGTTTGTATGTAACTAGTCCGCCTAAACTCCGTGAGCTGCGGCTAGTACTCTATAACTATTATGCTTCTATATATAtcacaaaaataacaaatatatatatatatatatatatatatatatatatatatatatatatactttgttatttttgtgcCTGTATCTTGACCTTTACTCTTTTAGTTATCGTGTGAACGCTTTGCGCTTTTGTATTTCGGTTTTTGAACTGTAAACATTCATCGGGCTTCTCGTACTATTATTCCTTtctatatatacatgtatattaTTGTATAAGTCTTAGAACTATCGTGGcacttagttatcctttgctttacggctagaggtaaggcttagggtaattagggtgttacattaaatCTATGGCCTCCTTTTTGAACTTCTTTTGCTTTTGCTTCTGATTGTAATAGGAACATAGTTGCTGTTTGGTATGTTAAGTTGAACTATCAGGAGAGTTTATATTGTCTCTTCACGATGCGATCAAGAACAGAGCAACTCTTTGCTTTTGGATAGCTGTGACTTCTGAGAGATAGATAATGCAggaaacatttttattttgtctcacaTCGAAGTAAAACAGAAGAAGAGTTGAGAAGAGAGAATCACATAGCCATGTATTCTGATTCAACCACCATATGCAATGTGACCTACATCCAATCTCTCCCACAACagtggtagaattttcactatctttcacAAGATTAAAAACACCAATTTCTCTATGATTCAACCCAATCCTATTTAGGAAAAATCCAGCTTCAACCCAAGCTAGATTTGGCTAAGTTCACTCCCTATACTTGCAACCAttaagtgctcacccaacttagcaagggaATCTGACAGgtgaaaaatgtcggtaaagatttcacaaaaattatcgcgttgcaagtatagtctgaaccgacaattaaacctcaatcaaaatttaatttgtttatcactaaagcaaacccaataaaaataaccgaagtattaaacctcgggtcatctctcaaggaattgcaaggaagtgtagttattattggttctGGAAAAGTATCATTTTGCGTTTtgtaataagagacaagtaatataaataacaaggaaataaaataacaactaagaaaagtcctaacaAGAATTGATAATTGGacttcctatcctcattatcatcatcaaatgtgatggtaattgtcttttgttctcacttagtcaacctctaacaatgaaggaaagtcaagtgagcaaaagtcaacttaagttcacaagtcctaatcaaagactagatttagtgaaacctaagccaactagcaagtctcaatcaccaatcaacaaaagaattctgataactcaagagtctctaaatattcaatccaagttaagaatataaaaatctaatttaaaacccaaccaagcattttatcaaacacttggaaggaataacataaaaacatagaaaattaataagaaataataaaacctaagactaacaattgcaacAAATCAACAACCAACGATGAAATAAAGAAGCCAtaaacatgaaacataaaattgtattaataTAGATCAAAGGAGAcataagagttcataaactaaattggcaacataaagtaatcaacaagagaAGTAAATAACCaaggtactagaacaaataaaagtagaagagaaactaaattaaagtaaagtagaattctgaatttgagaagaaacaatactaaaaaccctaaaacctagagatagGAGAGAGaggaaaactacatctaaaacctaactaatgtTAATGAAAGTGTGAATGAGTGATCCCCCCCCCCCATCCAGCTCCACTCTACAGCCTCTAAGCTTCACTTTtgagcttgaaactgggccaaaagcagcccagaaattgcccccagtgtctTTTAtttaatgcagcacgtgacgcttatgcgtcggccacgcgtacgcgtcagtcacgcgtacgcatcgctgtaAAATGCTCCAATTCGCGTGCCGCATCGCTGTAAAATACTCCAATTCACGCGCATGCGTCAGCCATGTgtgcgcgtcgcttctcgcttctcaactccttagtttcttgtgttccttccactttaagatgcttcctcttcatccttcaagtcattcatgccctgtaaacctgaaaacacttaacaaacatatcacggcatcgagtggtaataagagagggttaaaattagtaaatttaaggccaaagaagcatgttttcaaccatagcacaaaattaggaaggaaaatgtaaaacatgcaatttatatgaataagtgtgagaataattgataaaatccgctcaattcaatacaaaataaaccgtaaaatagcagtTTATCAGAATTCATCAGGATCATGTGTAcaaaacagaaaaatatacaaaagagttttgacaaaattttttgactttttttataactctctttgccttttctctcaatgaCTTTTTCTGATTCTTTACTTATAGCCTTTTTTCCATTGAAAAGGAACAAAGAAAGATGAATACtgaagaacaaaaaatttaatgtaaactcatgaaggagaagaagggaTACCTTGAAAGCTACGAAGATCCAAACTTGTGTGCTCACTCCTTACTTCAATCTCTAGTCATTTACCCttttaatataatagtaaagcTTCCAAAGCTTGAACTTGCCTTGAACAGTTGACTTCTTCTTCCCCAAATACATCAACAGCAGTGCCGAGAAGAGATGGGACAACAGCAGTGGATAAAGCAAACATGCATTCTTATctagcttcttctctttcttcctttttcaaatttcttcaaAGATCTGAGCCATTCATCAATGTTTTGCCTCCAAGTTTTGTTCTTGACTCTTGATTTGTAGCAGAGTTTCGTAACCTCCATTTTCTTCAAGTTTTTCATTTTGTGCATGTAGGAGGAAAGCATCATCAACAAGCAACAAATGAAgcacaaaaaaagaaataattttctAATTCACCTCTGGATTTGATCTTTGCTTGAGTCCTAACTTctaactttcttcttctttcctttttatttcttgaTTTTGGTAATTCactttttcttcttgatttgAACCCTAATCAGACTTTCTTTTTCTACCTTGCTTTTTGGAACTGATTCACGTGGGTTAGagaagagagaagtgagagaATGAGTTCTTTGCTTCTCTTCATCTTGGATAATAATATGCAACTATTCCTTGGACAATTAGTGAGCAAATTAGGTGAATGCTTTGATCATGGGTCTAAACTATCATTGGACCTTGCCTATTACTCTTTCTTTTGAATATTTTCTGCATATTAGCCGAACAAAATTATTCACACTACTTTAGAGTTTTCAGTCCAATGTTATAATGTATGATGATCATcaaattattgttattgtttcttcaaattcaacaaataataataataataataataataatagtggaggaggaggaagaggaggaggagggcaTACAGTCCAACCCGCCAATTGGCAATACCGTTTGGCTGAATTATACTAAAAATCTTAGCCGTACCTGTATTTTTTGGTGAATTTGGCAAATCCATTATCCATCCGTTTTGCCATTGGATCTTCTGCCAACTTAATGCAACGCTTCCATTTGTTTGATATGTCTATGATGTATCTCATACGGACACCTTACCGAATTAGCTTACTTTTTCCGTGTTTCATAAAATAATACTGACTTGCTAGTTACCTGCTCATAACTTCCGTGTTTCTCTGTTCTCTGTCTCTTTCTCATTTTTGTATTGTCGCTTGAAACTGGCTCAACCATAAGGatatgtttcttttattattggACAGATATGTCTCGGTCTTTCTCTATCTCTATTACAGAAAGAAAGATGGATGCTGTTTACCATAATTTATCTGTGCTATTATTCACCGAAACTATTCATTTTTTATGCGAAATGGACACTTCAAGATTAGCATTATATTTCCGTCTTTTTTATAGATAAAATGTTCATGCTTCCGACTTAAAAGTTAAAACGCATCCCCACCTCCCCAAATTGTCTATTTCTTTCTAAATGTTCATGTTAATCGTAATATCAAGGTTTTCATTTCCATATCAAACAATGCACAAAGTAACCATGGAGAAGGAGAAAGTAAGTGGACGAATTATCATTACTCTTTGACTTCATTGAACTCTAGATAGATGATGATAAGACATAAGCCACTATCAAAGTTTAGTTCACCTAGGATGGAGAGCCAAACAATCAAACAAGCATTATTACAAAATATAGCACAGGTgccaaaaatatccaatcaagtACAAGGCTCTCTTTGGTCTAATGTTCACCTATTATTTCCTGTTCATACTAACATTGCCCGCCAATTCCAATTCCAATTAGTCTTCTTGGCCAACCAGAGTTCCCATTATTTCAAAAGCATTAATGGAAGAACAATATGAGAAGTAGGAGATTAagggagagaaaaaagaaagaaaaaaaaaagacaaacccAAACCAGACACAGATGACCAACACCCACTTGTATCCCTAATAACACCTTGACGGAGAGGGtgtgattatttttattcttacagAACACACCAATTAGCATTCATCTTTGAGGGGGATCAACTGTACGGACACTAGCAATGGACATTCCCTCAATTCGGTCCTTGGTGATTTCCACAAAGTGACCAACTATCTCATGAAATTGCTTTAGCCCTGACAGTGGAAGAATTATTGAGGATCGATCAGAACCTGCAACCTGCAATGTAATAACATGAATTTGCAGCAAAATATCGAGCATCAAAACAAACTTAAcaaaataagatttgaaaaagggCAAAAGGATAAGGCAGCACACCTCAGAGATTCTTAAAAAATGGCCCCTATTATTGCTCCCAAGATCAAAGAAGAATCTTTTTTGATCAGCCCTAATCACTTTTGAGACCCCCACATTCCCAATTTCTTCTTGCGCAGGCAAATCAACAGACCTGTCCAACTCAGAAGTGGTTGGTGGTTGATTACTATGGCCAGCGATAAAGCCGGCACCAACATCATCAGAAAGTCCAACAATACGTTCAGAGGATTCAGAACTTTGCTGTAGCAGAATGCACACCATAACATGAGATAAGAACATATCACTGATTGCATAGGATGTTAATATACAAAGTGTTACCTGATTGGGTAGAATGAAAAGCCTTGATCCTTCGTTGATATCAGCCAAAATGTTCCTAAATGCTGCCCAACCTTCATCTCTGGAACTTCCTGCAGGAACAATGATAGTACTACGGTTTCTACTCACAGAAGCTTCAGACAccttcataaaataaaataaaatgataattcTGAAATCAATTAGACATTTTTATAAGATAGCACATCTACAATATCTACACTATACACATGATTTCCTTAGACACCAGTAACAACTTAAATCTGACGGTTATAGATATGTGATTCTTTGGAGAATAGCAGTCTAAAAATAAgcaaactacatctaaatctttttatacattacaaatgcaaaataaaaaatctatagaAATTCTCGTTAAAATATTCAACACTTTGTTATACATATACATGGATCACCTAACAATCTAACACCTAATTATGTGTGTGCACAGGCATGGACACTAAAATAACTGATATTTGTAAGCATCCTTAATATTGGTAAGAATCCTAGATATTCTAACCTTCAttctaataaagaaaaagaaacgcAAGGATAAAATGTTATAAGCAAATGATCAAGGACAATTATgttaaaacaaaacaaacacaaaaaataaattacaatttataaCTCATCTCTGGACACTGGGTGTTAAATTAATGGAGAAAAGATGAAACGAAGAATTATTACTGGAGTAATTACTAAATAATACAGGATAAAATTTCCACTTCAGCATAAAAAAACGTGTCAAACAATTTTTAGTTGTCTGTAATTCATTGAATCCCAAGTCCTTATGTTCACACTCAGTCTCTGCTTCCTTTGCTCTAATGCAGTTCCAGCCGTTGAATATGATGGAGCTTCCTCTGCCTAGATGGGGAGAGTAAGTCTTATCTTCAATTAAGACAGAGATCCATGAGTCCCTTGCCATTGTCCCAGTATAAAAAATTGATACCATTGTGAGCTAAACACATATTGAAAGGATCAAGAAGAGAATACAAGATCAAGATGCGGAGAACAAATGGTTGAAAGTGTTTGACAAAACTCTCTTGGAGCAAAGAGGTTGTTATTGCCGTGATAAGTGAGGGTAGGGGGGGTCCAACTGAGGCTCCAAGAATGCAGTAATGGACAGAGGATCTGTAGTTGCAGGAGGAGGCAAAGTTGGTGGCAGAAAAATCAAAAGCGGTTCAGACAGGGTAACACGGGTTCTCTCAAGGGCCAATTCAACTTAAAAATTGAAGACAGAGAAAATGAAAAGGGGAAAATTTTCCCCTATTCACGATAAGGGTATCACTTACTCACAGAATGGAGGAAATATTGTTTTCCTAGTTTTAATCACCTTTCTTTCCTAATCAAACCAAAGACAGTTTGTTTCTCGTTAAATTTCCTTTTACTCCCTTACTTACCATAGGCAAGAGTAAGGACTATGCAGGGATTCACAAACACTTCCATGAAAATTCATTGCCAAGAGGAGTAAAGCATCCCACAAAGGAGTAAAAATTCTAACAATTAACATACTCCTACTTATCATTTCCCACAAAAACCGCCA harbors:
- the LOC112741918 gene encoding transcription factor Pur-alpha 1 translates to MEASSGGGGGGAAAAGGGVGGGGGNDVELMCKTLQVEHKLFYFDLKENPRGRYLKISEKTSATRSTIIVPSSGISWFLDLFNYYVNSEDHELYSKELQLDTKIFYFDIGENRRGRFLKVSEASVSRNRSTIIVPAGSSRDEGWAAFRNILADINEGSRLFILPNQQSSESSERIVGLSDDVGAGFIAGHSNQPPTTSELDRSVDLPAQEEIGNVGVSKVIRADQKRFFFDLGSNNRGHFLRISEVAGSDRSSIILPLSGLKQFHEIVGHFVEITKDRIEGMSIASVRTVDPPQR